A DNA window from Coffea arabica cultivar ET-39 chromosome 6c, Coffea Arabica ET-39 HiFi, whole genome shotgun sequence contains the following coding sequences:
- the LOC113693022 gene encoding uncharacterized protein, with protein MLLQQQYREKGFKRYSELIACLLLAEQNNELLLKNHESRPTGASPFPEANAIQFQNSGRGRGRGRRGGRGGGRGRGRGCERDRSKFVSRENFNRGKQQNVSQKRENNYDQKNGEKKVYEEKCYRCGMEGHWSRTCRTAEHLVDLYQVSLKKKDKGVEANFIDQKNDYDDGDDADMTHLDVADFFEHPEDVNKYSMII; from the coding sequence ATGCTCCTGCAGCAGCAATATCGAGAGAAGGGGTTTAAAAGATATTCTGAACTTATTGCATGTCTTCTCTTGGctgaacaaaataatgaattgTTGCTGAAAAATCATGAGTCCCGACCAACTGGTGCAAGTCCATTCCCTGAAGCGAATGCGATCCAATTTCAAAATTCtggtcgaggtcgtggacgtggccgtagAGGTGGCCGTGGAGGAGGCCGCGGACGTGGCCGTGGCTGTGAACGTGATCGTAGTAAATTTGTGTCCCGTGAAAATTTTAACCGTGGCAAGCAACAAAATGTTTCCCAAAAGAGGGAAAATAACTACGAtcagaaaaatggagaaaagaaagtttatgaagaaaaatgctaCCGGTGTGGTATGGAAGGTCATTGGTCTCGTACCTGTCGTACGGCCGAACATCTTGTTGACCTCTATCAAGTATcgttgaaaaagaaagacaaaggtGTTGAGGCAAATTTCATTGATCAAAAGAATGACTATGATGATGGTGATGATGCTGACATGACACACCTCGATGTTGCTGATTTTTTTGAACATCCTGAAGATGTCAACAAATATTCCATGATTATTTAG
- the LOC113693982 gene encoding probably inactive leucine-rich repeat receptor-like protein kinase At5g06940, with translation MAIFSRCFVLLSFSFSFFLLASASSEADILLSFKDSIEDVSNTLSSWSNTTAIHHCNWTGVTCTNTFPQNVYFIDLQSMNLSGEISPSICQLPNLTNLNLADNLFNQAIPLHLSQCASLETLNISNNLIWGTIPEQISQFQFLKVLDFSRNHIEGKIPEGIGLLNNLQVLNLGGNLLTGSVPMVLGNCSELVVLDISQNPFLLSEIPADIGKLNKLEMLLLQSSGFYGQIPNIFEGLKSLSILDLSVNNLTGSLPPIGMSLPNLVSFDVSQNKLFGPFPNGICEAKDLANLGLYSNSFNGSIPNDLIKECSNLERFQVQNNMFTGNFPSWLWSLPKLKLIRAENNRFSGEIPDSISKATQLEQVQIDNNSFVSKVPQGLGLVSSLYRFSASQNKLYGELPPNFCDSPVMSIMNFSHNYLSGGFPEVKKCRKLVSLSLADNNLVGEIPQSLADLPVLTYLDLSHNNLSGPIPEGLQNLKLALFNVSFNRLSGRVPLSLISGLPASFLQGNPDLCGPGLPNTCSGDQSRHRTANLSKLTGALSSIALVFVVAIVAFGVYVLRQSHKQKSQMDAWKSVFFYPMRINEHDLIMAMDGKAARGDGGAFGQVYIVNLPNGESVAVKRLENFRSQSFKALKTEVKTLAKIRHRNIVKILGFCHNDDSLLLIYENISRGSLGDVIRKPDSQLPWTIRLRIAIGVAQGLAYLHQDYLPRLLHRNIKSRNILLDADFEPKLTDFALDRIVGETAYQLSLASGSEKSCYIPPEYGHTKKATEQSDAYSFGVILLELVTGRQAEQPAAMDSLNVVKWVRRKINLKNGAVQVLDPKISQNCQQAMLAVLEIAVQCTSVVPEKRPRMSEVLKALQSINSRNSLASKELSSSGESSVHF, from the exons ATGGCTATCTTCAGCAGGTGTTTtgttcttctctctttttcattCTCATTCTTCCTCCTGGCCTCTGCTTCATCTGAAGCAGATATTCTTCTTTCATTCAAGGACTCAATTGAAGATGTTTCGAACACTCTTTCTAGTTGGTCCAACACCACAGCCATTCATCATTGTAACTGGACTGGAGTCACTTGCACAAATACATTTCCTCAGAATGTCTACTTCATTGACCTCCAGAGCATGAATCTCTCAGGTGAAATCTCACCATCTATATGTCAGCTTCCTAATCTCACCAACCTCAACCTTGCTGACAATCTCTTCAACCAAGCTATCCCCTTGCATCTCTCACAATGTGCTTCTTTGGAAACCTTGAATATCAGTAACAATCTCATCTGGGGCACAATCCCAGAACAGATTTCTCAGTTCCAGTTCCTGAAAGTGCTTGATTTCAGCAGAAACCACATTGAAGGAAAAATCCCAGAAGGCATTGGCTTACTTAATAACCTTCAAGTTCTCAACTTGGGTGGAAACTTACTTACAGGTAGTGTTCCAATGGTTCTTGGAAATTGCAGTGAGCTTGTGGTTCTTGATATATCTCAAAATCCTTTCTTGCTGAGTGAGATACCAGCTGATATCGGTAAGCTTAATAAGCTTGAGATGCTTTTGCTACAAAGCTCTGGCTTTTATGGTCAAATCCCAAATATTTTCGAGGGTTTAAAAAGTTTATCCATTTTAGACCTGTCTGTTAATAATCTGACTGGCAGCTTGCCTCCAATTGGTATGTCTCTACCAAATTTggtttcttttgatgtttcacAAAATAAGCTTTTTGGGCCATTTCCAAATGGGATATGTGAGGCTAAAGATCTTGCAAATCTAGGTCTATATTCCAATTCTTTTAATGGTTCAATACCCAATGACTTGATTAAAGAATGCAGCaaccttgagagatttcaggtTCAGAACAACATGTTTACTGGGAATTTTCCTTCTTGGTTATGGTCTTTGCCCAAATTAAAGCTCATTAGAGCTGAGAACAATAGATTTTCTGGAGAGATACCTGATTCAATATCAAAAGCTACTCAGCTGGAGCAAGTTCAAATTGATAATAATAGCTTTGTAAGTAAAGTTCCTCAAGGTCTTGGGCTGGTAAGCAGCTTGTATAGATTTTCTGCATCCCAGAATAAGTTATATGGCGAGCTTCCTCCAAACTTTTGTGATTCACCTGTGATGAGCATCATGAATTTCTCCCATAATTACCTTTCAGGGGGATTTCCTGAAGTTAAGAAGTGTAGGAAGTTAGTCTCACTATCTCTGGCTGATAACAATCTTGTTGGTGAAATACCACAATCACTAGCAGACTTGCCTGTGTTGACTTACCTGGATCTTTCCCACAATAACCTTTCTGGTCCAATTCCGGAAGGCCTTCAGAACTTGAAGCTTGCTCTCTTCAATGTGTCCTTTAATAGGCTGTCTGGTAGAGTTCCATTGTCACTGATTTCTGGCCTTCCTGCTTCCTTTTTGCAAGGAAATCCTGATCTATGTGGTCCAGGATTGCCAAATACTTGTTCAGGTGACCAGTCTAGGCACAGAACAGCTAATCTTTCAAAATTAACTGGTGCACTGAGCTCAATAGCTTTGGTTTTTGTGGTAGCCATTGTTGCTTTTGGAGTCTACGTATTGAGACAATCCCACAAGCAAAAATCTCAAATGGATGCTTGGAAGTCTGTTTTCTTTTATCCTATGAGAATTAATGAGCATGATTTGATAATGGCTATGGATGGAAAGGCTGCTAGAGGAGATGGTGGAGCTTTTGGACAAGTCTATATCGTAAACTTACCGAATGGAGAGAGCGTTGCTGTAAAGAGATTGGAGAATTTCAGAAGTCAATCTTTCAAAGCTTTGAAGACAGAGGTTAAAACCTTGGCCAAGATTAGGCACCgaaatattgttaaaattcTAGGCTTCTGCCACAATGATGATTCCCTCTTGTTGATTTATGAGAATATATCAAGAGGGAGTCTTGGTGATGTAATCAGAAAACCCGACTCTCAGCTACCTTGGACCATTAGGTTGAGGATAGCTATTGGAGTTGCTCAAGGATTGGCTTATCTTCACCAGGATTATCTTCCACGTTTGCTTCATAGGAACATTAAGTCAAGAAATATTCTTCTTGATGCTGATTTTGAACCAAAGCTTACAGATTTTGCTCTGGATAGAATTGTTGGTGAAACTGCATATCAGCTATCCCTGGCATCGGGATCTGAGAAGTCTTGTTACATTCCACCAG AATATGGTCATACGAAAAAAGCTACAGAACAGTCGGATGCATACAGCTTTGGTGTCATCCTCTTAGAGCTTGTTACTGGCCGTCAAGCAGAGCAACCAGCAGCAATGGACTCCCTCAATGTTGTGAAATGGGTAAGAAGAAAGATCAACTTAAAAAATGGGGCAGTTCAAGTTCTTGACCCAAAGATTTCACAAAACTGCCAACAAGCAATGCTGGCAGTCCTGGAGATTGCTGTGCAATGCACCAGTGTGGTGCCAGAGAAACGGCCACGTATGTCTGAAGTCCTGAAAGCACTTCAGTCCATCAACTCAAGGAATAGCTTAGCAAGCAAAGAATTATCATCTTCTGGTGAAAGTTCAGTTCATTTCTGA
- the LOC113693863 gene encoding zinc finger A20 and AN1 domain-containing stress-associated protein 8-like, producing the protein MESSEETGCQAPEGPILCINNCGFFGSAATMNMCSKCHKEMILKQEQAKLAASSIENIVNGSSSSKEKEPVVTGALAVQAVSADFEVVSTKASPEILVGQGSEAKVKEGPNRCSTCRKRVGLTGFNCRCGNLFCAVHRYSDKHECPFDYRAAAQDAIAKANPVVKAEKLDKI; encoded by the coding sequence ATGGAGTCTTCAGAAGAGACAGGCTGCCAAGCTCCGGAAGGTCCAATTCTTTGCATTAACAATTGTGGGTTTTTTGGTAGTGCAGCAACCATGAACATGTGTTCAAAGTGCCACAAGGAGATGATCTTGAAGCAGGAGCAAGCCAAACTTGCTGCTTCATCGATTGAGAACATCGTCAATGGCAGTTCAAGTAGTAAAGAGAAAGAGCCTGTTGTTACTGGTGCTTTGGCTGTACAAGCTGTGTCAGCGGACTTTGAAGTTGTTTCGACTAAGGCATCCCCTGAGATTTTAGTGGGGCAGGGCTCAGAAGCGAAGGTAAAAGAGGGCCCAAACAGGTGCAGCACTTGCCGCAAACGTGTGGGTTTAACTGGTTTTAACTGCAGATGTGGAAATCTTTTCTGCGCCGTGCATCGTTATTCTGATAAGCATGAGTGTCCATTTGACTATCGCGCTGCTGCTCAAGATGCAATAGCTAAAGCTAATCCTGTTGTCAAAGCAGAAAAGCTCGACAAGATCTAG
- the LOC140008641 gene encoding uncharacterized protein, translating into MDDPKLELGLLFKCKIDFINAAKSHGVKYERKIRFKKNDSNRCKAICRGKRCMWNTYCSIRSDKVTFQSKSMLLTHICGRTTYHGLTSVTYLANKYLEDIRLNPNFNVGDFMTKVHKDLGVSITPNVRYKVRAKAKEMIHGDVMFQYSKLWSYCEELQKANPDSNVFMTTTENNEGDDKFQRFYVCLDGCKRGFLQGCRYVVGLDGCHLRGCHKGVLLTVVEELNGDLEIIDQSIWTFITDKQKGLVQAIQEVLPGVEHRMCVRHMQKPILDILETIRFYLMVRIEKKREWIKKYTGEICPKILKKLEKNKLAANDCIPSHSRDWKFEVRCMYGDRYTVDLISRCCSCRKWDLNGIPCAHAIAVICDTGEEPEKFVNNCYSKEAYMRAYEPMISPMNAEHMWKNSDMPPVLLPENIKLPGRPRKAKRRELDEPTSGKKQNKQQQKLPTPPVPKSNTQMSKELMVDARLGSQQSISNYSIAATIPVENIGKYKCSICHQYGHIKGRFSKPGSIDQGDGQDVTILLTGPVAEMIDNHVAL; encoded by the exons ATGGATGACCCAAAGCTTGAACTTGGGTTATTATTTAAGTGTAAGATTGACTTTATCAATGCTGCAAAATCACATGGAGTGAAGTATGAAAGGAAAATCAGGTTTAAGAAAAATGATTCAAACAGATGCAAAGCCATATGTAGAGGCAAGAGATGCATGTGGAACACATATTGCTCAATTAGGAGTGATAAAGTGACATTCCAAAGCAAAAGCATGCTGCTGACTCACATTTGTGGTAGGACAACCTATCATGGCCTGACAAGTGTGACATATTTGGCCAACAAGTATTTGGAGGACATTAGGCTGAACCCAAATTTTAATGTAGGTGATTTTATGACAAAGGTCCACAAGGACTTGGGAGTTAGTATCACACCTAATGTGAGGTATAAGGTAAGAGCAAAAGCTAAAGAGATGATACATGGTGATGTCATGTTCCAGTACAGCAAACTTTGGAGCTACTGTGAAGAACTTCAAAAAGCAAATCCTGACTCTAATGTGTTCATGACTACAACTGAGAATAATGAGGGTGATGATAAGTTTCAAAGATTCTATGTGTGTCTAGATGGTTGTAAAAGAGGGTTCTTGCAGGGTTGTAGATATGTTGTAGGTCTTGATGGATGTCACTTAAGAGGCTGTCACAAGGGAGTTCTTCTCACAGTCGTTG AAGAGTTAAATGGTGACCTTGAAATTATTGATCAAAGCATTTGGACATTTATAACCGACAAGCAAAAG GGGCTAGTTCAAGCTATTCAAGAGGTACTGCCAGGGGTTGAGCATCGCATGTGTGTGCGGCAcat GCAGAAACCAATTCTTGATATATTGGAGACCATTAGATTTTACTTAATGGTTAGGATAGAAAAAAAGAGGGAATGGATAAAAAAATACACTGGGGAGATATGTCCTAAAATTCTGAAAAAGTTAGAGAAAAATAAGCTTGCTGCAAATGACTGCATTCCTAGCCACTCCAGGGACTGGAAATTTGAAGTTAGGTGCATGTATGGTGATAGGTATACTGTGGACCTTATTAGTAGATGTTGTAGTTGTAGAAAGTGGGACCTTAATGGCATTCCTTGTGCACATGCCATTGCTGTAATTTGTGACACTGGAGAGGAACCTGAGAAGTTTGTAAATAATTGCTACTCCAAAGAAGCTTACATGAGGGCATATGAACCCATGATAAGCCCAATGAATGCTGAGCACATGTGGAAAAATTCTGACATGCCGCCCGTGCTACTTCCTGAGAACATAAAACTTCCTGGTAGACCACGAAAGGCTAAACGAAGGGAGTTAGATGAACCAACATCAGGTAAAAAGCAAAATAAGCAGCAGCAAAAGCT ACCTACACCTCCAGTTCCTAAGTCAAATACTCAGATGTCTAAGGAACTCATGGTAGATGCACGATTGGGAAGTCAACAATCTATATCAAACTATTCTATTGCTGCAACTATTCCA GTGGAGAATATTGGGAAGTACAAGTGCTCTATTTGCCACCAATATGGTCACATCAAAGGCAG GTTCAGCAAGCCTGGCTCCATAGATCAAGGAGATGGACAAGATGTTACAATCCTGCT GACTGGACCAGTAGCAGAAATGATCGATAACCATGTAGCTCTTTAA